A section of the Polyodon spathula isolate WHYD16114869_AA chromosome 29, ASM1765450v1, whole genome shotgun sequence genome encodes:
- the LOC121302407 gene encoding glycine-rich cell wall structural protein 1.8-like isoform X1 produces MASSRASLYRLTLLALLVALLPHTAFTKKGNGSKSSGGSKSKGSGGTSSRNPGNTGQGAGSNYPNTGQGKPNSGGGYPNTGGGYPNTGQGKPNSGGGYPNTGQGKPNSGGGYPNTGGGYPNTGQGKPNPGGGYPNTGGGYPNTGGGYPNTGQGYPNTGGGYPNTGGGYPNTGQGYPNPGGGYPNTGGGYPNTGGGYPNTGQGYPNTGGGYPNTGGGYPNTGQGKPNPGGGYPNTGGGYPNTGGGYPNTGQGYPNTGGGYPNTGGGYPNSGRGYPNTGGGYPNTGGGYPNPGGGYPNTGGGYPNTGGGYPNTGQGYPNPGGGYPNTGGGYPNSGGGYPNTGGGYPNTGGGYPNTGGGYPNTGGGYPNTGGGTPKIYGPGYNSHNQGRAPWNGGGGSHFSQAVAGQGFKPSHKSKGFGKKAALAAGLGVATGMAMGYGLSRTRFPGSFPGSYPGVYRGPRLEIDFNSEEEERYYNYYMWKRYVATPFGGDSGTLMHYYFRQPAQTYEMYRDRCLKRNDLLPGKETGRAVPSPAATGGDGPRSNINTTAADNSKNITDIFLGRNNSAVDATTNHPVSLSPGNINATETDANNSTGNASVNNTAREAASAPRPAQEDKDDDNVVGVMDVGNPEMIEQMKLYRCIELYVDYTHQYLTKRTETRTRNTQWNGAARLSGSLLLLLGTLLLQ; encoded by the coding sequence ATGGCAAGCAGCAGAGCCTCCCTCTATCGTCTCACCCTCCTGGCACTGCTCGTGGCGCTTCTGCCTCACACCGCCTTCACCAAAAAGGGAAACGGATCCAAATCCAGCGGGGGATCCAAGTCCAAGGGGTCGGGCGGGACCAGCAGCAGGAACCCCGGCAACACAGGACAGGGGGCTGGATCTAACTACCCTAACACAGGACAGGGCAAACCTAACTCTGGAGGGGGCTACCCTAACACTGGAGGAGGCTATCCTAACACAGGACAGGGTAAACCTAACTCTGGAGGGGGCTACCCTAACACAGGACAGGGTAAACCTAACTCTGGAGGGGGCTACCCTAACACTGGAGGAGGCTATCCTAACACGGGACAGGGCAAACCTAACCCTGGAGGGGGCTACCCTAATACTGGAGGAGGCTACCCTAACACTGGAGGAGGCTATCCTAACACAGGACAGGGCTACCCTAATACTGGAGGAGGCTACCCTAACACTGGAGGAGGCTACCCTAACACTGGACAGGGTTACCCTAACCCTGGAGGAGGCTACCCTAATACTGGAGGAGGCTACCCTAACACTGGAGGAGGCTATCCTAACACAGGACAGGGCTACCCTAATACTGGAGGGGGCTACCCTAACACTGGAGGAGGCTATCCTAACACGGGACAGGGCAAACCTAACCCTGGAGGGGGCTACCCTAATACTGGAGGAGGCTACCCTAACACTGGAGGAGGCTATCCTAACACAGGACAGGGCTACCCTAATACTGGAGGAGGCTACCCTAACACTGGAGGAGGCTACCCCAATAGTGGAAGAGGCTACCCTAACACTGGAGGGGGCTACCCCAACACAGGAGGAGGCTATCCTAACCCTGGAGGAGGCTACCCTAACACTGGAGGGGGCTACCCTAATACTGGAGGAGGCTACCCTAACACTGGACAGGGTTACCCTAACCCTGGAGGAGGCTACCCTAATACTGGAGGGGGCTACCCCAATAGTGGAGGAGGCTACCCTAACACTGGAGGAGGCTACCCTAACACGGGAGGGGGCTACCCTAACACTGGAGGGGGCTACCCTAACACTGGAGGAGGCTACCCTAACACTGGAGGAGGCACTCCAAAAATCTACGGGCCAGGCTATAACAGCCACAACCAGGGAAGGGCTCCCTGGAATGGTGGTGGCGGCTCTCACTTCTCTCAGGCGGTGGCAGGTCAGGGGTTCAAGCCCTCCCACAAGTCCAAGGGGTTCGGCAAGAAGGCGGCGCTGGCAGCAGGGCTAGGGGTGGCCACGGGCATGGCGATGGGGTACGGGCTGAGCCGGACAAGGTTCCCAGGCTCGTTCCCGGGCTCGTACCCAGGTGTCTACAGGGGCCCCAGGCTGGAGATCGACTTCAACAGCGAGGAAGAAGAGCGCTACTACAACTACTACATGTGGAAGCGTTACGTGGCCACCCCCTTTGGCGGAGACAGCGGGACGCTGATGCATTACTACTTCCGGCAGCCGGCGCAGACTTACGAGATGTATCGGGATCGGTGCTTGAAGAGAAATGACCTGCTGCCCGGAAAGGAGACTGGCCGAGCTGTTCCTAGCCCAGCCGCTACTGGTGGAGACGGTCCACGCAGCAATATTAACACCACTGCCGCAGATAACAGCAAAAACATAACGGACATCTTCCTCGGCAGAAACAACAGCGCTGTTGATGCCACCACTAACCACCCTGTAAGCCTGAGCCCTGGAAATATTAACGCCACGGAAACTGACGCAAACAACAGCACCGGAAACGCAAGCGTGAATAATACCGCGAGAGAAGCAGCAAGCGCACCCCGCCCGGCTCAGGAAGACAAAGACGATGACAACGTGGTCGGCGTGATGGACGTCGGCAATCCGGAGATGATCGAGCAGATGAAGCTGTACCGCTGCATCGAGCTCTACGTGGATTACACGCACCAGTACCTCACGAAACGCACCGAGACCCGCACGAGGAACACCCAGTGGAACGGAGCGGCCAGGCTCTCCGGCTCCCTCCTGCTGCTCCTCGGCACTCTGCTGCTGCAGTGA
- the LOC121302407 gene encoding loricrin-like isoform X8 codes for MASSRASLYRLTLLALLVALLPHTAFTKKGNGSKSSGGSKSKGSGGTSSRNPGNTGQGAGSNYPNTGQGKPNSGGGYPNTGGGYPNTGQGYPNTGGGYPNTGQGYPNPGGGYPNTGGGYPNTGGGYPNTGQGYPNTGGGYPNTGGGYPNTGQGKPNPGGGYPNTGGGYPNTGGGYPNTGQGYPNTGGGYPNTGGGYPNSGRGYPNTGGGYPNTGGGYPNPGGGYPNTGGGYPNTGGGYPNTGQGYPNPGGGYPNTGGGYPNSGGGYPNTGGGYPNTGGGYPNTGGGYPNTGGGYPNTGGGTPKIYGPGYNSHNQGRAPWNGGGGSHFSQAVAGQGFKPSHKSKGFGKKAALAAGLGVATGMAMGYGLSRTRFPGSFPGSYPGVYRGPRLEIDFNSEEEERYYNYYMWKRYVATPFGGDSGTLMHYYFRQPAQTYEMYRDRCLKRNDLLPGKETGRAVPSPAATGGDGPRSNINTTAADNSKNITDIFLGRNNSAVDATTNHPVSLSPGNINATETDANNSTGNASVNNTAREAASAPRPAQEDKDDDNVVGVMDVGNPEMIEQMKLYRCIELYVDYTHQYLTKRTETRTRNTQWNGAARLSGSLLLLLGTLLLQ; via the exons ATGGCAAGCAGCAGAGCCTCCCTCTATCGTCTCACCCTCCTGGCACTGCTCGTGGCGCTTCTGCCTCACACCGCCTTCACCAAAAAGGGAAACGGATCCAAATCCAGCGGGGGATCCAAGTCCAAGGGGTCGGGCGGGACCAGCAGCAGGAACCCCGGCAACACAGGACAGGGGGCTGGATCTAACTACCCTAACACAGGACAGGGCAAACCTAACTCTGGAGGGGGCTACCCTAACACTGGAGGAGGCTATCCTAACACAGGACAGG GCTACCCTAACACTGGAGGAGGCTACCCTAACACTGGACAGGGTTACCCTAACCCTGGAGGAGGCTACCCTAATACTGGAGGAGGCTACCCTAACACTGGAGGAGGCTATCCTAACACAGGACAGGGCTACCCTAATACTGGAGGGGGCTACCCTAACACTGGAGGAGGCTATCCTAACACGGGACAGGGCAAACCTAACCCTGGAGGGGGCTACCCTAATACTGGAGGAGGCTACCCTAACACTGGAGGAGGCTATCCTAACACAGGACAGGGCTACCCTAATACTGGAGGAGGCTACCCTAACACTGGAGGAGGCTACCCCAATAGTGGAAGAGGCTACCCTAACACTGGAGGGGGCTACCCCAACACAGGAGGAGGCTATCCTAACCCTGGAGGAGGCTACCCTAACACTGGAGGGGGCTACCCTAATACTGGAGGAGGCTACCCTAACACTGGACAGGGTTACCCTAACCCTGGAGGAGGCTACCCTAATACTGGAGGGGGCTACCCCAATAGTGGAGGAGGCTACCCTAACACTGGAGGAGGCTACCCTAACACGGGAGGGGGCTACCCTAACACTGGAGGGGGCTACCCTAACACTGGAGGAGGCTACCCTAACACTGGAGGAGGCACTCCAAAAATCTACGGGCCAGGCTATAACAGCCACAACCAGGGAAGGGCTCCCTGGAATGGTGGTGGCGGCTCTCACTTCTCTCAGGCGGTGGCAGGTCAGGGGTTCAAGCCCTCCCACAAGTCCAAGGGGTTCGGCAAGAAGGCGGCGCTGGCAGCAGGGCTAGGGGTGGCCACGGGCATGGCGATGGGGTACGGGCTGAGCCGGACAAGGTTCCCAGGCTCGTTCCCGGGCTCGTACCCAGGTGTCTACAGGGGCCCCAGGCTGGAGATCGACTTCAACAGCGAGGAAGAAGAGCGCTACTACAACTACTACATGTGGAAGCGTTACGTGGCCACCCCCTTTGGCGGAGACAGCGGGACGCTGATGCATTACTACTTCCGGCAGCCGGCGCAGACTTACGAGATGTATCGGGATCGGTGCTTGAAGAGAAATGACCTGCTGCCCGGAAAGGAGACTGGCCGAGCTGTTCCTAGCCCAGCCGCTACTGGTGGAGACGGTCCACGCAGCAATATTAACACCACTGCCGCAGATAACAGCAAAAACATAACGGACATCTTCCTCGGCAGAAACAACAGCGCTGTTGATGCCACCACTAACCACCCTGTAAGCCTGAGCCCTGGAAATATTAACGCCACGGAAACTGACGCAAACAACAGCACCGGAAACGCAAGCGTGAATAATACCGCGAGAGAAGCAGCAAGCGCACCCCGCCCGGCTCAGGAAGACAAAGACGATGACAACGTGGTCGGCGTGATGGACGTCGGCAATCCGGAGATGATCGAGCAGATGAAGCTGTACCGCTGCATCGAGCTCTACGTGGATTACACGCACCAGTACCTCACGAAACGCACCGAGACCCGCACGAGGAACACCCAGTGGAACGGAGCGGCCAGGCTCTCCGGCTCCCTCCTGCTGCTCCTCGGCACTCTGCTGCTGCAGTGA
- the LOC121302407 gene encoding glycine-rich cell wall structural protein 1.8-like isoform X6 encodes MASSRASLYRLTLLALLVALLPHTAFTKKGNGSKSSGGSKSKGSGGTSSRNPGNTGQGAGSNYPNTGQGKPNSGGGYPNTGGGYPNTGQGKPNSGGGYPNTGQGKPNSGGGYPNTGGGYPNTGQGKPNPGGGYPNTGGGYPNTGGGYPNTGQGYPNTGGGYPNTGGGYPNTGQGYPNPGGGYPNTGGGYPNTGGGYPNTGQGYPNTGGGYPNTGGGYPNTGQGKPNPGGGYPNTGGGYPNTGGGYPNTGQGYPNTGGGYPNTGQGYPNPGGGYPNTGGGYPNSGGGYPNTGGGYPNTGGGYPNTGGGYPNTGGGYPNTGGGTPKIYGPGYNSHNQGRAPWNGGGGSHFSQAVAGQGFKPSHKSKGFGKKAALAAGLGVATGMAMGYGLSRTRFPGSFPGSYPGVYRGPRLEIDFNSEEEERYYNYYMWKRYVATPFGGDSGTLMHYYFRQPAQTYEMYRDRCLKRNDLLPGKETGRAVPSPAATGGDGPRSNINTTAADNSKNITDIFLGRNNSAVDATTNHPVSLSPGNINATETDANNSTGNASVNNTAREAASAPRPAQEDKDDDNVVGVMDVGNPEMIEQMKLYRCIELYVDYTHQYLTKRTETRTRNTQWNGAARLSGSLLLLLGTLLLQ; translated from the exons ATGGCAAGCAGCAGAGCCTCCCTCTATCGTCTCACCCTCCTGGCACTGCTCGTGGCGCTTCTGCCTCACACCGCCTTCACCAAAAAGGGAAACGGATCCAAATCCAGCGGGGGATCCAAGTCCAAGGGGTCGGGCGGGACCAGCAGCAGGAACCCCGGCAACACAGGACAGGGGGCTGGATCTAACTACCCTAACACAGGACAGGGCAAACCTAACTCTGGAGGGGGCTACCCTAACACTGGAGGAGGCTATCCTAACACAGGACAGGGTAAACCTAACTCTGGAGGGGGCTACCCTAACACAGGACAGGGTAAACCTAACTCTGGAGGGGGCTACCCTAACACTGGAGGAGGCTATCCTAACACGGGACAGGGCAAACCTAACCCTGGAGGGGGCTACCCTAATACTGGAGGAGGCTACCCTAACACTGGAGGAGGCTATCCTAACACAGGACAGGGCTACCCTAATACTGGAGGAGGCTACCCTAACACTGGAGGAGGCTACCCTAACACTGGACAGGGTTACCCTAACCCTGGAGGAGGCTACCCTAATACTGGAGGAGGCTACCCTAACACTGGAGGAGGCTATCCTAACACAGGACAGGGCTACCCTAATACTGGAGGGGGCTACCCTAACACTGGAGGAGGCTATCCTAACACGGGACAGGGCAAACCTAACCCTGGAGGGGGCTACCCTAATACTGGAGGAGGCTACCCTAACACTGGAGGAGGCTATCCTAACACAGGACAGGGCTACCCTAATACTGGAGGAGGCTAC CCTAACACTGGACAGGGTTACCCTAACCCTGGAGGAGGCTACCCTAATACTGGAGGGGGCTACCCCAATAGTGGAGGAGGCTACCCTAACACTGGAGGAGGCTACCCTAACACGGGAGGGGGCTACCCTAACACTGGAGGGGGCTACCCTAACACTGGAGGAGGCTACCCTAACACTGGAGGAGGCACTCCAAAAATCTACGGGCCAGGCTATAACAGCCACAACCAGGGAAGGGCTCCCTGGAATGGTGGTGGCGGCTCTCACTTCTCTCAGGCGGTGGCAGGTCAGGGGTTCAAGCCCTCCCACAAGTCCAAGGGGTTCGGCAAGAAGGCGGCGCTGGCAGCAGGGCTAGGGGTGGCCACGGGCATGGCGATGGGGTACGGGCTGAGCCGGACAAGGTTCCCAGGCTCGTTCCCGGGCTCGTACCCAGGTGTCTACAGGGGCCCCAGGCTGGAGATCGACTTCAACAGCGAGGAAGAAGAGCGCTACTACAACTACTACATGTGGAAGCGTTACGTGGCCACCCCCTTTGGCGGAGACAGCGGGACGCTGATGCATTACTACTTCCGGCAGCCGGCGCAGACTTACGAGATGTATCGGGATCGGTGCTTGAAGAGAAATGACCTGCTGCCCGGAAAGGAGACTGGCCGAGCTGTTCCTAGCCCAGCCGCTACTGGTGGAGACGGTCCACGCAGCAATATTAACACCACTGCCGCAGATAACAGCAAAAACATAACGGACATCTTCCTCGGCAGAAACAACAGCGCTGTTGATGCCACCACTAACCACCCTGTAAGCCTGAGCCCTGGAAATATTAACGCCACGGAAACTGACGCAAACAACAGCACCGGAAACGCAAGCGTGAATAATACCGCGAGAGAAGCAGCAAGCGCACCCCGCCCGGCTCAGGAAGACAAAGACGATGACAACGTGGTCGGCGTGATGGACGTCGGCAATCCGGAGATGATCGAGCAGATGAAGCTGTACCGCTGCATCGAGCTCTACGTGGATTACACGCACCAGTACCTCACGAAACGCACCGAGACCCGCACGAGGAACACCCAGTGGAACGGAGCGGCCAGGCTCTCCGGCTCCCTCCTGCTGCTCCTCGGCACTCTGCTGCTGCAGTGA